One segment of Solanum stenotomum isolate F172 chromosome 1, ASM1918654v1, whole genome shotgun sequence DNA contains the following:
- the LOC125853755 gene encoding uncharacterized protein LOC125853755 has product MALIFTTICFIILVWTTIAFCLVECYGSSRNADLVLQTIHGDIYDCVDIYKQPTLLHPIPHKERIKRTIAKELEKQRSVKAKRLQKDENIYFKAEEFWLNKKGCPIGTVPIRRMTQEQLQSAKDASLSMANESLTEDIIDFAGISVNASPEIKSFTSVSATVTLYNPQLNGLGQYSSATLFLQSADNVANFEQIQAGWIVHPKLYGDNRTRLYSHWTTDGNQKTGCYNNICPGFVQLDNEVPIDYAFPQISRPSYGDYDMQFQIYKDEDYYLFLHYMFVIGFWPETIFNELRNGSQTIRYGGQVYTPAGEPSPPMGNSKFNGGDPHYTCYMRQVLYGVGDNQDVQPDESLVQTHQSRCYYEGSEHNARDSYWDYYFLFGGAGNC; this is encoded by the exons ATGGCGTTGATATTTACAACTATATgcttcattattttagtttggaCCACCATTGCCTTTTGTTTGGTTGAATGTTATGGGTCTAGTCGAAATGCAGATCTCGTCCTTCAG ACTATTCACGGAGATATTTATGATTGTGTGGATATTTATAAACAACCAACTCTTTTGCACCCGATACCACACAAAGAAAGAatcaag AGGACAATTGCTAAGGAGCTAGAAAAACAAAGATCAGTCAAAGCCAAGCGATTACAAAAggatgaaaatatttattttaaagcaGAAGAGTTCTGGTTGAACAAAAAAGGTTGTCCGATTGGAACGGTCCCTATACGACGAATGACACAAGAACAACTCCAAAGCGCAAAAGATGCCTCCTTAAGCATGGCAAATGAATCCCTCACTGAAGATATCATCGAT TTTGCAGGAATTAGCGTAAACGCATCTCcagaaataaaaagttttacaaGTGTCTCAGCCACTGTTACTTTGTATAATCCACAACTAAATGGACTTGGCCAATATAGTTCCGCAACATTATTTCTTCAAAGTGCGGATAATGTGGCGAATTTTGAGCAAATACAAGCCGGATGGATT GTACATCCAAAACTATACGGTGATAACCGGACTCGGTTATATTCCCATTGGACA acAGATGGCAACCAAAAAACAGGATGTTACAACAATATTTGTCCAGGATTTGTTCAACTTGATAATGAAGTACCAATAGATTATGCTTTCCCACAAATCTCTAGGCCATCGTATGGTGACTATGACATGCAATTTCAGATCTACAAGGATGAAG ACTATTATCTTTTCTTGCattatatgtttgttattggaTTTTGGCCGGAGACCATTTTCAATGAATTAAGAAATGGATCGCAGACAATACGATATGGAGGACAGGTGTATACACCAGCGGGTGAACCAAGTCCACCCATGGGAAATAGTAAATTTAATGGTGGCGATCCACACTACACTTGTTATATGCGTCAAGTCCTGTATGGAGTGGGCGATAATCAAGATGTTCAACCAGATGAATCGCTGGTTCAAACTCATCAATCTAGATGTTACTATGAAGGAAGTGAGCATAATGCTCGAGATAGTTACtgggattattattttttgtttggggGTGCTGGTAATTGCTAA